The genomic segment TTCCCTCCAGCTCTGTCTATCCTACCAAGGTAAGGGGGATAAACTGATTGAGCTGTCTTGGAGGTTGGAGTCAAAGATACCTGTTTTAAGGCAAGGAGTTTTGTAATATCTGAAgtcttttttctgtaaagggtgaAAAATAAGGATTAATCCAAAGGAAAGATTGATTGCAGGCCAGAGTTTAATATGAAAATCCCacaattcttatttatttatttgtttatgtttaaAGATGAGGTtttcctatgttgcctaggttggagtgccgtggctATGCACAGGTGCAATCATGGTGCACTAAAtttgcaaactcctgggctcaagtgatcctctcaagtagttgggattacgggcttgtGCTATGGCACCTggcttcacaatttttttttttttaagagacaggatctctgtctctcaggctggagtgcagtggtgcgattatacaacactgcagcctgaaactcctggactcaggaatcttctcaccttagcctcctgagtacctgggattataggcatgagccaccaggtctgctaatttttttttcacttttttctagagacagggtcttgctatgttgcccaggctggacttgaaatcctggcctcaagtgatcctcctgcttccatcttccaaagtattgagattacagacatgaaccaccatgcccagccacaactcttattttttttttttctagatggagtctcgctctgtcacccaggctggagtgcagtggcgtgatcttggctcactgcaagcttcgcctcccgggttcacgccattttccttgcctcagccttctgtgtaggtgtgactataggcgcccgccaccatgcctggctgattttttgtgtttttagtagagacggggtttcaccgtggtctcaatctcctgacctcgtgatccgcccgccttggcctcccaaagtgctgggattataggtgtaactctcattattttcttaagaaaacacTTGTTCGTTTTAGAAAATTATGGAGTAGTCAAAAGAAGATGTCACCTACATAGATGTTTTAACAACgttataatcatataattttgtaatctgctttttaaaaagtagaaaaatatgctAGACTGTTatgtaatctttaaaaatatttcgtTGTGGGTTTGGGAGAAGGCTGGCATAGGAAAATGCTTCCTTTATTCTTAGTGTTCAGATTGATCTGAATTGAGGACAATGCAAGGCTTTCCTCAGGAGACAAAAGATCATTTTAATATTGATTACTTGATGTCTGAACTCATTCTATCAAAGaattcctctcctcccctcatcAAATTTTAATTGAGAACTACTGTATTGAAAGCACTGTTAAGTGCTATGGAGGACAAGGATATAAAGAAGACCCGGTCCTCGCCATCAGTCTTCACAATGGTGGAGAAAtgaaacatataaacaaaaacgAGAATGAGTATCTTAGAATTATAACTTAAGCATACTTTAGCATCATTTCATCTGGAGGTAGCTCATCTGGAGGTAGTTCCAGATGAAATGCTGAGATCAGAGAAATTAAACAATTTGCTTATGGTCCCAGTTAGTGATGGCCTTAAGGACTACAACCTGTGTCTCTTTAGTTCATGCCAGTTGTATTCTCTAAGTCATTCTGTTGTCTTCTTTGGACCTTAAGGTCTCcacttttctaaaatttcttcttCAGGAAGTACTTGGGAAGTACTCTTCTGCTAATTACTGTGGCCAAGCTTCTTGAAAAGTGAAATACATTGGACCAGATCTTCTGGAGATTGTCTGTGATGGTGCTTAAGAGCGTGGGCTTTGGAGTTAATACCTGTGTCAAGTCCAGACTCTTACTTAACTGTGTGACCTGGGGGAACTTACTTAATCTCTCCTAGTCTCCTGGTTTCCTTGTCCATGACGTGTGAAAATATCTTCTTTACAAAGTTGTGATAATTAGATAATTTTGTGAAGtaatagcacagtgcctggcacatagcaaacaCTCAATGAGTGACAACTGTGTTTTTAGAAAATTCAAATGTGAAGGAAGTAAAACTTCAGTATACGTACAGGAAAGCTCACATAAGTGTATAGTTTGATGAATTTTTACAAGCTGAGTATACCTGTGTAACCAGCTCCAAATGAAGAAGTATTAGCACTCAAAAGTCCCTCTTGAGGGCCCATGTTACCCAGGGGTAACCACTATCCTGATGTCTAACCCGCATGGATTACTTTTggctgtttttctattttatttaaatactctTTTGTGTTGGGCTTCTTATGCTCAACATTGTGTTtatgagatttatccatgttgtgtATAGGTgtgtttcatacatttttattgcTGTACAGTATTCATTTATGTGACTCTACCATGTTTATTTAACCCTTGCACTATTGATggcatttttatacttttaaatttttgactaTTAGgcataatgctgctatgagcattaCATAATACATGCTATGCATGGCTTTGGGTGAACGTTTCTGTTGGGTATTACCTAGAAGTGGAAAAACTGCTTCAGAGTGTAAGCATATATTCAGCTTTAGAGGGGAAGTAAGAATCTTAATTTAGATGTTAATATAACCATAGTCCATTCAGACTGTGGGTTGCCCCTTCCATTCGATGCTTGTTACTAAAACAGAGGGGAACACAAAAACTAGGGAAGGTACTTGACTTTTTTTGTTCCTTAATAATGAAATTTTATGAAGTCATCTTATTTGCCATGACAGGTGAGTGTGGCATTTTTAAGACAGGACAGAGTTCACTCTATCCCTCTGTGTGCCTTTTTCTAGGATGAGGAGAACAATCCCCTTGAGACAGAATATGGCCTTTCTGTCTACAAGGATCACCAGACCATCACCATCCAGGAGATGCCAGAGAAGGCCCCAGCTGGCCAGCTCCCCCGCTCTGTGGACGTCATTCTGGATGATGACTTGGTGGATAAAGCAAAGCCTGGTGACCGGGTTCAGGTGGTGGGAACCTACCGTTGCCTTCCTGGAAAGAAGGGAGGCTACACCTCTGGGACTTTCAGGTAAAGGGTCTGCCCTAAAGTGTATGTAATGCTGTTGATAGGTTCCATTTCTGGTAATAGCCTTTCTCCAGTTTGCCGTATTCCAGAGTTATATCTGATAGGTGGAGCACTCTACCTTTCTGGGAGACAGGATACCTTCAATACCTCTTTTCTATCAGATAAAGCTGGTGATACTTACCATCATATGCCAAAAGTGAGAGTTATTGGTGACAATGATTACAGCCTCATGGCTTTCCTGGGAGTTTCTCATTTAATTACGCTTCGTCCCCATACACAGTTCTGTCTGAAGCTCTGTGGGTCAATTCCAGAGGTGGGGCATGATCAGCATATTTGGGTCACAGACAGAACCAGTTGTTTAATTCACAACAACTACCTACCTCCTCCTCCCCAGTTCTGATTGGCTGGTCTAGTTTGGTAGCCTAAAAAGGCTTACTACTGCTGGGGGTACTAGCTACTAATGTTAGAAATTGAATATAACGGGCTtcctctttattctctttgttccAGGACTGTTCTGATTGCCTGTAATGTTAAGCAGATGAGCAAGGATGCTCAGCCTTCTTTCTCTGCTGAGGATATAGCCAAGATCAAGAAGTTCAGTAAAACCCGATCCAAGGTCTGGGCATCGTTTAGAAATTTGAGGGTGGGAATGGATTTCTAAGAGTTGTGTTTTGGTGCATGACTGTTTTTGTACTAGATTAGAAGAagatcaaaaaacatttttttgtctAAAGTGTTTGGTGTTAGCTTCTTCTATTTTTGGGTAAATCAACACATGAAGGGTGTTTTTGCTGTTTGTTCTTTAATAATTCTGttattaaacaattttaataCCTACTACTTGCTGGGCTGCTAAATGAGCCTAATAGAAATATTAGGATAGCTGTTAACTTACAAGTGTACCAATAAGTCTGTTAATTACTGAAGACATTGGTGATGCATTactacttaaatattttttctttgttttagttctccaacttgtttttcttatctttttctttttaatataggATGTATATCCACATTTAGAATTGAACTACATATATGAATGTGTGATGATAAAGGTTACTGTTCAAGCATAGTACATGTTCTTATTAAACCTAAAATGTTTTGAACCTGGGAATACTTTTTTCTCTTAGAGATTAAACCTCtaaacaaattttgaaatttgaaattctGAAATTCTGCCTCTGTGCCTACTCTGATAATGGCCTGATAGTGTGATTTGTCTTAGAGAAGAAACTTGCAATTAGGAACAGTGTACATGTTTCTATGtttcttcaagtattttcttttttcttctttttttttttttttgagatggagtcttgctctgtcacccaggctggagtgcaatggcgcgatctctgctcactgcaacctctgcctcttgggtttaagtgattctcctgcctcagcctcccaagtagctgggattatgggcacacgccaccacacctggctagttttttgtcttttaagtagagatggggtttcaccatgttggccaggctggttttgaactcgtgacctcgtgatctgcctgcctcggcctcccaaagtgctaggattacaggcctgagccactgcgcccggccctcttcAAGTATTTTCTATAGGCCAAAGTATATAAAGTGGAGCTCTACAAAGTACCATTGAATCTCACTTAGGCTTGCCATTGGTTTTTTCTCCGGTAGGATATCTTTGACCAGCTGGCCAGGTCATTGGCCCCTAGTATCCATGGGCATGACTATGTCAAGAAAGCAATCCTCTGCTTGCTCTTGGGAGGGGTGGAGCGAGACTTAGAAAATGGCAGCCACATCCGTGGGGACATCAATATTCTTCTAATAGGTATGATGTTGGGGATTTGCTTTAGACTGTTGTTCTTGTGTAGTGGTTGTCGGGACCTATAATATGTAAGATTGTATATTCTGTACTTAGCAGTATTTCAGTCCTATCAAAAGGctaaaatgaatcttttttttttttttatcatgtctGGAATTCTTGATTTATAGTATATGATATATTCTTCCATGAGTGGTGAAGGGAAAAGCGaaggaaataatattaaaagcCAATTACTGTATGACTGTTGTGTCAGGAGCTGTGCTAGAAAGGCAGAACTTGCTGGGGGTGCTGGGGAGTTTCCTAGAGTGTCATCACTGCCCCCACCCTACAGGAGACCCATCGGTTGCCAAGTCTCAGCTTCTGCGGTATGTGCTTTGCACTGCACCCCGGGCTATCCCCACCACTGGCCGGGGCTCCTCGGGAGTGGGTCTGACGGCTGCTGTCACCACAGACCAGGAAACAGGTAAGGGAATAAGGGTCCTTTGCAAAGGCCCAGCAGAGAGACTGAGCGTAGATCCTTTGTGTGCCCTGGCTTGTGTTCTGAAGATACAGTTGGTAGGTTAGTTGAGGCCAGATTATAGAGGACTGAGTATTCAGCAATGGTGGGTGAGTTATTTGTCTTTGGTTCATCTATTTACAGGAATGTTTTCGATTTGAAACAAAGTCTTAGCACtttagaaaggaaataaaaataaagattgtaCTATTTTATGAACTAGAGGAAGGGATTTGGAGACCAGTGAAGAGAAGGCAGAGGCCTAGTTGGGATATTACTTGAGGATGAGGCCAAAGAGAGACTCTATAAAGGAGATTTGTGAGAAGCTAGTTACTTAGGGGTCAAAGTGGGACAAAGAGATACTATTAATATTTAGGTTTAAGCTGAAAAGGTGACCCACCAGAATTTCCTGTAAGTTTCTCGCAGCCAACACACCGTTGCCGCGTTCACATGTGCAAAGTGAAAGATTCCTAGGAAGGAGATTGAAATCCTTCCCTTCTGGCCCCTATAACCTAGACTGTAGCATGTATTTTTACCTCCTCATTTCCCAGGGGATCGTCGTCTGGAAGCGGGGGCCATGGTCCTGGCTGACCGAGGTGTGGTTTGCATTGATGAATTTGACAAAATGTCTGACATGGATCGCACAGCCATCCACGAAGTGATGGAGCAGGGTCGAGTGACCATTGCCAAGGCTGGCATCCATGCTCGGTTGAATGCCCGCTGCAGTGTTTTGGCAGCTGCCAACCCCGTCTACGGCAGGGTAAGTAGAATCAGGCCCCAGCTATTGTCCTCACCTTCATTTGATTTTGCTGACTAACTGGGCTGAGGAGTGTATTCTAGGTGACCCAGGGCAAAGACTAAAAATAAGGCCATTTTCTTGTTATTATCATTTGTTTAGAGCAGGGTTCCTCACCCATTCCTGCACAGCAGACTCCCCTGGAAAGTTCCTTAtttaaaagtaactttttaaCAATATAGCTAAACAGTCCATTTAACATATTTAGCAGTCCATTAAATAAAAGGACTACATGCATGTGGCGGAGGAATTTCTAAACAGAACAGAGCTAGagtatgaaaatgaaaagacttGCTTCCCTCTCCTGTCACTTTGCCAAGAGGTAACAGCTTTGAAGTgtttaaggaaacaaaaatttaagCATGTACCAGCAAATACACTATTTCCTTGTTAAGAGTTatctctttatctttgtttttatcatGACTGTGATGTGCTAGATATAATCTTTCATATTTGTCTGTGCCTGGGGTTTGGtgagtttttccttttaaaaaaatagatttctagTATTCCATCATAGGGATGTATTTAACTAGTCTCCATCTGATGGGTATTTAGtggcttcctttttttccttcctattttgAATGAAGCTGTAGTGGCCATCCCTTTATGTGTGTTTTGTTACAGATTTGGGAATATATCTGTAGTATAAATACCTATTAATGAAATTACTGGATTAAGAGTTACGtgcatttttcttttggtagagatTGCAAAATTACCCTCTTTAAAGATTGTACCATGTTAATACTTCTATTAATGAATGCTCATAAATGCTTTGTATTTACCAACTCCTTTTATTCTATCAGTAACTACCTCACAATGTAtagttatctttattttacagatgagaaaatagaggtACAAAAGATTATGTAACTTGTTCAAGAGCCACAAACTtgaaaatggcagagccaggatttgagccCAGAGCTCATGCTGTGTCCCGGCAGTTTATAATCCTACAGTGTATGGGAATGCCTTGTTGCGATGGTGTTTTTTATACATACAGTTGCATGGTCCCCAGCTCAGAGTTTCTGAATTGAAATCTCTGAGTTGGAGCTCTTGGTAGCTATGGTTTAGAGAGGCTCTGCAGGTTTAGTTTTAATGTGTAGCTAGGGTTGAAAACCATaggttttaaaattaatgatggggctgggtgcagtgtgtcatgtctgtaatcctagcactatgggaggctgaggtgggaggatcacttgagcccaggagtttgagaccaacctgggcaatatagtgagacctcatctttaaaagtaaaataaagtaaaataaatgataatgtgTGTTTATGTCATTCTCAAGAGTGATtgggaaatataagaaaaatggcAGAACCTGAAATGTGAACATGGTCAGAATCATTATTACCTAAAAGTTGTTATGTTCTCTGATTGTGAAGTGTATGTGGATGGGTAGGTATCTGTCCAGTAGGCCCAGAATTGAAAGGAGAGAGTATTGGGGTTTTTGAATCCCGGGAAAAActcccttgattttttttttttttttctgagacagcgtcttaccctgccacccaggctggagtacagtggagtgatcctggctcactgcagccttgacctccctgggtgcaggtgaccctcctacctcagcgtcttgagtagcttggactacatgtgcaccaccatgcctggcaaatttttttttcttttttaatttttataggtacagggttttgccatgttgcccaggctagtctcgaattcctggctgaagcaatccacctgcctcccaaagggctgggattacaggtgtgagtggatgtgcctggccagtttctaAGATGTTATGATTTGTACATCATTGACCATTTTAGTTGAGGTTTTACTCATATCTTCTGATATTTTGCTCATATCTACTCATATCCAAAAAGTTCTAAGTGCTTGTAGCCTAACCAACTTGCTCTGTCTTTATGACAGGTAGGGGAAAGGGATCATCTCTCAGTCAGGTCCTGCCTTGGGAATGAGAGGAGCAGAATAAGGTTTGGGAATGAGGGGCCTGGTTTAGAGACCTACATTCAGCCTGTTAGAGGTTCCTGTAGTAGGATGTGGGGCTTCCTAGGAAGCTCAGTTAAAGAAGGGTTGCAGGTAGAAGAGATGATTTACATTGTTTAATGGCTTTAAAATACTTCACTTTTTCACTGTTTTTCGTCTGTTTTGCTCTTTGAGGTCAAGCCTTCCATTCCCACTCCCAGAATTGCAGCAGCCTTGTTCTTTCTTCCTATTGATGTCATGCCCACTTCTGTTGTCCTCACATTCCCCAGTATGACCAGTATAAGACTCCAATGGAGAACATTGGACTACAGGACTCACTGCTGTCTCGATTTGACTTGCTCTTCATCATGCTGGATCAGATGGATCCTGAGCAGGATCGGGAGATCTCAGACCATGTCCTTCGGATGCACCGTTACAGAGCACCTGGGGAGCAGGATGGCGATGGTGAGGCTATGAGAATAGTAAGAGTAACTAATGGAAAGGGGCTAAACAGGTGGTAGTTTCTCAGGCCCAACCCAGGTGGTGGTAGGTGTTTCAGTGTCTGGGTTGATGTTGAAGAGCCCCCAACTGTTTAGCCACCTCCCCTTCTCGCTTACTGGAGGTTATCCTAAGGtatgtcttttgtccatttctGGGTCTGGGAATAACTTTGAGCATCTTCTGTGGGCCAGGCAGTTCCACCATCTTTATCTGTGGGTTCCATGTGTCTGATTCTTTTTGAGCCctttctttatgaatcttggtgtCTTCCCTTCTTGTGCTATAGAAAAAGCAATTTCCCCTGGGTTAAACTCTTTATTACTCTCCTTTCTCCTAACTTGGGTATACCAGCTATGCCCTTGGGTAGTGCTGTGGATATCCTGGCCACAGATGATCCCAACTTTAGCCAGGAAGACCAGCAGGACACCCAGATTTACGAGAAGCATGACAACCTTCTACATGGGACCAAGAAGAAAAAGTAAGCATTCTCATAACTCTGCCTCAAGGGAAACTGAAATTTGTGTTATATTAGAACATGTGTATGTCTAAGCTTAGCTAAGGCATTATGTGCCCAGATCAAAACCATGCCTGGAGTCATAACCATGTggactaattttcttttctgggtCCAcaatatatccttttttttttttttttttgagacggagtctcgctctaccgcccaggctggagtgcagtggccggatctcagctcactgcaagctccgccttccgggtttacgccattctcctgcctcagcctcccgagcagttgggactacaggcgcctgccaccgcgcccggctagttttttgtatttttttagtagagacggggtttcaccgtgttatccaggatggtctcgatctcctgacctcgtgatccgcccgtctcggcctcccaaagtgctgggactacaggcttgagccaccgcgcccggcccacaataTATCCTTTATCCTGGCCAGTTGCCTTGTAAATGTTTGGGTGATTCAGCCCAGGTtcaggtcttttcttttttttttttttttttttgagacggagtctcacgctgttgcccaggctggagtgcagtggcgcgatctcggctcactgcaagctccgcctcccgggttcccgccattctcctgcctcagcctcccgagtagctgggactacaggcgcccgccaccgcgcccggctaattttttgtatttttagtagagacggggtttcactgtggtctcgatctcctgaccttgtgatccacccgcctcggcctcccaaagtgctgggattacaggcttgagccaccgcgcccggcccaggtctTTTCTTAAAATAGAGTTTGGATGACATGCCTAACTGATGGTGGGCGTGCCTTATACATGAAAGATGGCACGTGTCATGTAGCCATTTGTGATGAAGGGTCAGCAGAT from the Macaca mulatta isolate MMU2019108-1 chromosome 4, T2T-MMU8v2.0, whole genome shotgun sequence genome contains:
- the MCM3 gene encoding DNA replication licensing factor MCM3 isoform X1; its protein translation is MWSCARPREITWTSWTTRLLNNAFEELVAFQRALKDFVASIDATYAKQYEEFYVGLEGSFGSKHVSPRTLTSCFLSCVVCVEGIVTKCSLVRPKVVRSVHYCPATKKTIERRYSDLTTLVAFPSSSVYPTKDEENNPLETEYGLSVYKDHQTITIQEMPEKAPAGQLPRSVDVILDDDLVDKAKPGDRVQVVGTYRCLPGKKGGYTSGTFRTVLIACNVKQMSKDAQPSFSAEDIAKIKKFSKTRSKDIFDQLARSLAPSIHGHDYVKKAILCLLLGGVERDLENGSHIRGDINILLIGDPSVAKSQLLRYVLCTAPRAIPTTGRGSSGVGLTAAVTTDQETGDRRLEAGAMVLADRGVVCIDEFDKMSDMDRTAIHEVMEQGRVTIAKAGIHARLNARCSVLAAANPVYGRYDQYKTPMENIGLQDSLLSRFDLLFIMLDQMDPEQDREISDHVLRMHRYRAPGEQDGDAMPLGSAVDILATDDPNFSQEDQQDTQIYEKHDNLLHGTKKKKEKMVSAAFMKKYIHVARIIKPVLTQESATYIAEEYSRLRSQDSMSSDTARTSPVTARTLETLIRLATAHAKARMSKTVDLQDAEEAVELVQYAYFKKVLEKEKKRKKRSEDESETEDEEEKSQEDQEQKRKRRKTRQPDAKDGDSYDPYDFSDTEEEMPQVHTPKTADSQETKESQKVELSESRLKAFKVALLDVFREAHAQSVGMNRLTESINRDSEEPFSSVEIQAALSKMQDDNQVMVSEGIIFLI